The Nitrosomonadales bacterium nucleotide sequence CCACGCTGCATGCCAACAACAGCTATCACGCGCTGAACCGCATCGTGAACTTCTTCCCCTACGATTCGCGCCAGAGCGTGCTGTCCGACCTGTCGATGTGCCTGCGCGCGGTCATCTCGCAACGGCTGGTGCGCAACGTGCACGGCAAGCAGGTACCCGCCGTGGAGATCCTGCTGAATACTTCGCTGATCGCCGACCATATCAAGAACGACGAGATCGACAAGATCCGCGAGGCCATCGACAAGAGCGTCTCGGCCGGCTCGCAGACCTTCGAGCAGGCGCTGTACAAACTGTTCAAGAACGGGGAGATCACCAAGGAAGAAGCGATGCGCAACGCCGATTCGGCCAGCAACCTGGCCACCCTGCTCGATTTCTCCGAGCGCACCAGCACCATGAAGATACCGGCATACCAACCCGAGCAGGAGGCACAGCAAGCCAAGGCCGAGCCCTCCGATTTCAGCGGCATCAAACTCAACCTGGACGATCCGAAATGAAGCTGTACGGCATCCCCAACTGCGGCACGGTGAAGAAGGCGCGTGCCTGGCTGGACCAACGGGGTGTCGAATACGAGTTCCACGACTTCAGGAAACACGGCGTCACGAAACCCATGCTTTCCGGCTGGCTCAAACAGGTCGGCTGGCAAAAACTGCTGAAGAAGACCGGCCCGACCTGGGGCAAACTGCCGCAGGAGGTCAAAGACTCGGTCAAGGACGATGCGGCGGCGCTGGCGCTGATGCTGGAACAACCCAATGTCATCAAGCGTCCGGTGCTGGAGCACGACGGCAAGGTGCTGGCGACCGGGTTCAACGAAACAGAATACGAGAACTTGAAGCAATGAGCGACACACTGGAACTGGCCAAGCGGCTTATCTCGCGCAAATCCCTCACGCCGATGGACGACGGCTGTCTCGACATCATCGGCGCGCGTCTCGCACCGCTTGGTTTTAACCTGGAGAAGATGCGCCACAGCGAAGTGGACAACCTGTGGGCCCGGCGCGGCGACGCATCGCCCCTGGTCTGTTTCGCCGGACATACCGACGTGGTGCCGACCGGCCCGGTGAACCGGTGGGACAGCGACCCGTTCACGCCCACGGTGCGCGACGGCATGCTGTACGGGCGCGGCGCGGCCGACATGAAGGGCTCGCTGGCCGCCTTCGTCACCGCCATCGAGAAG carries:
- a CDS encoding ArsC family reductase → MKLYGIPNCGTVKKARAWLDQRGVEYEFHDFRKHGVTKPMLSGWLKQVGWQKLLKKTGPTWGKLPQEVKDSVKDDAAALALMLEQPNVIKRPVLEHDGKVLATGFNETEYENLKQ